From Gimesia panareensis, the proteins below share one genomic window:
- the murA gene encoding UDP-N-acetylglucosamine 1-carboxyvinyltransferase, whose amino-acid sequence MDMFIVRGGERLSGSVTVSGAKNSALPLMAAALACDGETALHSIPNLVDVTTQSQVLGSLGMEVQRDESGVLRLRTVDESACIADYELVRRMRASVCVLGPLLAKRRMACVSLPGGCNIGDRPIDLHLKGLAALGAQIRVDRGYVIARADRLQGANIFLGGAFGSTATGTCNVMIAAALAEGTTTIESAACEPEVVDVGNFLNAAGARIEGLGTPFLKIEGVERLQATEHEVIPDRIEAATLMIAAAMTGGDVQLNQVRPDHITAVIEKLREIGVTIRLEFPQQPDRRQSVWVQVSQPLKSVDCIALPYPGIPTDVQAQLMSLLACVPGISIVTDKVFPDRFMHASELARMGAKIRRESASAILNGVSRLSGACVMASDLRASAALVLAGLAAEGETVIRRIYHLDRGYERLEEKLIALGANVQRVRDEPENMPESLKLTEGEERPSYSELLDALTGPHWNLNPSEKPAQPSEG is encoded by the coding sequence ATGGATATGTTTATCGTTCGCGGAGGCGAACGGCTTTCCGGCAGTGTCACTGTCAGCGGAGCGAAGAATTCGGCGCTGCCATTAATGGCAGCTGCTCTGGCCTGTGATGGTGAAACAGCACTGCATTCCATTCCTAATCTGGTCGATGTGACGACGCAATCCCAGGTTCTGGGCTCACTGGGAATGGAAGTCCAGCGGGATGAATCCGGCGTTCTGCGTTTACGAACGGTCGATGAAAGTGCCTGCATTGCGGACTACGAACTGGTGCGGCGCATGCGGGCCAGTGTATGTGTGCTCGGGCCCTTACTGGCCAAGCGGCGGATGGCCTGCGTCTCACTGCCGGGCGGTTGCAATATCGGCGATCGTCCGATTGATCTGCATCTCAAGGGGCTGGCAGCTCTGGGAGCACAGATTCGCGTCGACCGGGGATACGTGATTGCCCGGGCTGACCGTTTGCAGGGAGCCAATATTTTTCTGGGGGGGGCCTTTGGGAGTACGGCGACAGGAACCTGTAATGTGATGATCGCTGCGGCGCTGGCGGAGGGGACGACGACAATCGAGTCTGCGGCCTGTGAACCGGAAGTAGTGGACGTCGGTAATTTTCTCAACGCAGCGGGAGCGCGAATTGAAGGGCTGGGGACTCCCTTTCTGAAGATCGAAGGCGTCGAGCGTCTGCAGGCGACGGAGCATGAGGTCATCCCGGATCGCATCGAAGCAGCGACCCTGATGATCGCGGCGGCGATGACCGGGGGAGATGTGCAACTCAATCAGGTGCGTCCCGATCACATTACTGCCGTCATTGAAAAGCTGCGGGAAATTGGCGTCACGATTCGTCTGGAATTTCCACAGCAGCCCGACCGCAGACAGTCAGTCTGGGTTCAGGTCTCGCAGCCACTCAAATCGGTCGATTGTATTGCTCTGCCGTATCCTGGGATCCCGACCGACGTGCAGGCGCAGCTGATGTCACTGCTGGCCTGTGTACCGGGGATCAGCATTGTGACCGATAAGGTCTTTCCCGACCGTTTCATGCATGCATCGGAACTGGCGCGGATGGGGGCGAAAATCAGGCGTGAATCTGCCAGTGCGATTCTGAATGGTGTCTCTCGCCTGAGTGGTGCCTGTGTGATGGCCTCCGATTTGCGTGCGAGTGCGGCGCTGGTTCTGGCGGGACTGGCTGCCGAAGGGGAGACTGTCATCCGTCGCATCTATCATCTGGATCGAGGCTATGAACGGCTCGAAGAAAAACTGATCGCCCTGGGGGCGAATGTGCAGCGGGTGAGAGACGAGCCCGAAAATATGCCTGAAAGTCTGAAGCTGACCGAGGGAGAGGAACGGCCCAGCTATTCAGAATTGCTCGATGCCCTGACGGGACCGCACTGGAATCTGAACCCCAGTGAGAAACCGGCCCAGCCCTCAGAGGGTTAA
- the prmC gene encoding peptide chain release factor N(5)-glutamine methyltransferase, translating to MAAVSLWLPVSSMDRDVKENSSTPESGSNASAEPWTVRRILDWTTTHLAKHGSDSPRLDAEVLLAYARNCERIRLYTNYEDVVTEQQRATMRSLVQRRSNAEPVAYLVGKREFFGLDFFVDQNVLIPRPDTETLVMELVEEAQKLTAPQILDLCTGSGCVAIAAASNCPNASFLATDISEAALSIAQKNAETNGLQERIQFLKSDCFAQIPAGAQFDLIASNPPYIPDAEIETLEADVRQHEPRLALAGGADGLDFYWKIIQEAIPCLKEGGQLLLEFSPEQETDLRELLTASGNYRNIRVKTDLAHRSRVIIAQKCLS from the coding sequence GTGGCTGCTGTCAGCCTGTGGCTGCCTGTCAGTTCGATGGATCGTGACGTGAAAGAAAATTCCTCAACTCCGGAAAGCGGTTCGAATGCGTCAGCTGAACCGTGGACCGTGCGTCGGATTCTGGACTGGACAACGACCCATCTGGCTAAGCATGGCAGCGATTCGCCTCGTCTGGATGCAGAGGTCCTGCTCGCATACGCACGAAACTGTGAGCGGATTCGCCTTTATACCAACTATGAGGATGTGGTTACCGAACAGCAGCGCGCGACGATGCGTTCGCTGGTGCAGCGCCGGTCCAATGCAGAACCGGTGGCCTATCTGGTCGGCAAACGAGAGTTCTTCGGGCTGGATTTTTTCGTAGATCAGAATGTGCTGATTCCGCGTCCGGATACCGAAACGCTGGTGATGGAACTGGTCGAGGAAGCACAGAAGCTGACGGCCCCTCAGATTCTTGATTTATGTACGGGGAGTGGCTGTGTGGCAATTGCGGCTGCTTCCAACTGCCCCAATGCCTCATTCCTGGCGACCGATATCAGTGAGGCAGCATTGTCCATCGCACAGAAGAACGCGGAGACAAATGGACTGCAGGAGCGGATCCAGTTTCTGAAAAGCGACTGTTTCGCTCAGATCCCGGCAGGGGCACAGTTTGATCTGATCGCCAGCAACCCCCCTTATATCCCTGATGCGGAAATCGAGACGTTAGAGGCAGATGTGAGGCAACATGAGCCGCGTCTGGCGCTGGCAGGGGGAGCTGATGGACTCGACTTTTACTGGAAAATTATTCAGGAAGCGATTCCCTGTCTGAAGGAAGGGGGGCAACTGCTGCTCGAGTTCTCCCCGGAGCAGGAAACTGATCTGAGAGAATTACTTACCGCATCCGGAAATTATAGAAATATTAGGGTTAAGACAGATCTGGCGCATCGCTCCCGGGTCATCATTGCTCAAAAATGTCTATCGTAA